The Styela clava chromosome 11, kaStyClav1.hap1.2, whole genome shotgun sequence genome includes the window ATTCTGCTAATTTGCTTCTGAGTCGTGAggtctcatatatatatatagcagcATCATAACGCACACTAACTAGCCATTGGAAAAAGTGTAATTCAACACAAGCGTACCGCATTGAAATGCCAGCCACTTTAGAAAACATCTCTTTGCAGTTCATAACTGCGTGCTTGGGCATTTTGTCAGCGCTTGTCTTTTATTATCTATAATAAAATCTACGCACCCGAGTGATCCTATTTTGTTACCAGGTCTGAACTTTTTTAATTCAAAGAGTacgaaaatacaaatagccaaaACAAACAGTCAAAAGTAGCGCACTTAAGTGATATCACCACAGTCGCACAGTCATTTCAGCAAACGGAAAGCACCGGCAACGGAACTGGAGTTTAGCTAAACATAAATCAAAGGATATCTTGCAACTcggaaaatgtaatatattcaataataacCTGTGGAAGTGTTAGAAAGAATTAAATTACCGAATATCAGGAGCGCCAAGGAAAGGCATAAGGATTTCATAGTGCACACCAGTCCAGTCAATCAACCAGGCCATTCAGTAACCGACTTTCAGGGGATCTTATGAAGATCACCCCTCCCAAAGCATCTATCTATCTGAAGatttatctaatttttttttgttaaattaaatTCCACTAAGTCGTCATTGCCCATTTAAAGCAGTACAATGAATAGACAGTAAATGGTGCCTCATTGTTGACTTTCCCGTTAAATCACTGATAAAGTCGATAATAATGGCGTTTGTAGCCAAAATAATACTCCCTATGAAAAACGTACTTACTACTTTGCTTCGTCAAATAAATTTAGTCAGTTGATATTTTCACTTTGTCATTcaatatatttctttaaaaGTCTTTAATTTgagatattttacatatttaatttcaaaaagaTATGATGTGGTCTTTCCAAAAAATTGAGTACTTTCTCACAAAAAACTTTGCCCACCTCTAGGCTATATTTACAGTTGTGAGAGATGAATTATATGGACTCACGTTACACAATACAGTATttagaaatgtaaaaaataatggcATACATACAAACGAATAATTATCCAATAAAAATGACAGTTATATAGACATATTAATCTCTTTATAGCAATATTTCCGTTATATTTAGCGATGGGATTTCGGTCTTAGATTCCACAGAACTTTAGGATGAGCTTGATATAAGTTATGGTTGCGGAGAATCTTCTCTTTTCCTTTGATGTCGTTGTAAGCTGACCTCGGCATTCCCATCACTGTTGCAGGTCTAACATATTCTCGGTGTTTATTCACCAAATCGGGATGAGACGCCACGCGGCTAAAATTTCCAGCCGACGGTCtgttgtttaaaataaaattgatgcaCTTAACACCAATAAGTCCAGAAGTTACATAATGATAATAAACATGGCTAAAATTGCTTAAATGCAGATTAGAAATGAACAGAAAACTGTTGATAAATCTTAGGCCGATATTTAAGGCTTGCGTCGACTTGGGCGAAGCTTTTTTCTACAAAAAAATAAGAATCGAAAGTTTCGGATTTGAATGAGTGGCACGGgaagaaatatttcataaagAATCCAGAATTTatacgctaaaaacagtgagcAGTGTGAATTCAACATACAATGAAGTGTATTCAGCAGAAAGAATGCGAGCAATGTTGTTAATTTCAAAAAAGGCTGAAAACAAATGAACtcttaaaaatacaattttcgtcatgcaaacaCAAATTTACCCGACGATACACTTCGATTAGCAACGTTTGAACGTTTAAATATCATTTCGATGGggaaagaaataatattttgatttacTTGTGAGAGACACCGTCTCTGACGTCGTTTAAGTGGTCCTGAAGTTCTCTCATCTTAGCTGCATGCCTTTCTTGTTTTGCTTGTTCATAAGCAATCGTTTGAAGACGTCGGTTTTCTTCTTCTTCCTCCttgataatatattaaattatttatgagACATTTTACGagtatttaatattaaatttcagtCTTTATCGGTTTCACCTTGAATACAAAAGACCAAGGGCTCGATAGTTTCAGCAGTTTGGTTATTTTTACGTAACTGATTTCTACAACGTACGCAATTCGATCTTTGAAAGTCTTTCTATATATTTGACATGACATTGCGATAGGAAAGCGATTTTTTACAAACCTGTAAAGAAAGCGATTTTTTACAAACCTGTTTGTCAAACAACACTTTGAACGTGTGTTTCAAACGAAACAAGAAACACTAGACGGAAAGCTGTGACAATATTGTATTCGCTTATCGTATTGATCCCTTTGTGTTAGAATGTATATAGAGTAAATGACATATGACTGCATTGAGATTTCATTAACATTTGTTGcttataaaatgtttttgtggcACAAAATCTTTTTCGGTGAAGATAAAAATGATCTGTGCTGATTGCAGTGGCTGGGGGTCTACTAATACGTAGCTTTACTAGAAGAGCGTCCCTTTCCCAGTTCATAAGGAGCTCTGTATGTAATACCGAAAGCGATGCGAAATAATATGGCAAATACAGGCGTTGTTCCCAAACACACTCCCGCCAAGAAGAGACACAGAAGCCTATTGTTGAAATTGTGCTATAAATAACTCGACGACGGTTCATTGTTCCGCCACCAACACAGCTGTTTTGTTTCAATACCAATTCTATCACATTATGACACTATCTTGTTACAATAGCTCAACAAATGGTTAATCTGTAAAAGCAGGATCTTATCAACAATGTGCACACTTTCAACAAAACCAACGTAATCAATATTATAATAACAATTAGTTATGGCAATTTCTTTTAAACTGATACTTCgtgtaaaatttgatattaaatGTCCTGATATTTTGTTTACTTCAATCCTCAATACTTCAATTTGGACTCCGCACTTGACTTTATAAAATTCGGATTTACTCATACTATAACGTATACAAAAGCGAATGATAATAGAATATATTCAGAATTAGATGGATAGCCTCATTCACCTGAAGAGGTTCGGAGGAAACCTGTAATAATGAAGCCTTCATAGGCTTTTAAACATatgtatattattgaaattctAAGTTATATATCGTTTCTGAAacctttaaaatattttaaattttttttctttcgttaGACTTTGAATTCGGTTATTATCTGTGCTTCGATGATTGCTTATTATGGTTTAGTCAAGAAAACGAGTAATGTGAATATATTTTACAACCTGTTGCACGGAGATCAATTTCTCTGGAACTAAAAGATGGTGTTCAACTTACTTGAAGAACAGCAAGTCGGGCAAGGGCGGCACGTTTGCGATCAATTactctctgccgtctcaatgcCTCTGCATGAAAGGGTCCACAGCTGCTTGCCATCGTCTCCGTTGAGCGTTCTTGTCTTTCCCGTAGCTCTGGAACGTTTATTATAAACTGTCCCGAGTAGGCCACTCAgactatttaagagctattaAGGTCGAAATCTATATGAAACAGCTGAAGGTTAAAGTTTTTCAGAAATAAACGAGAGTACCAGCCTCCTGACCGGTCTTTTCCAGAAGATAAAACAAACAACAAGACTGCGCCACGGATGAATTGCGCCGGCGGAGATACACTCCAGCCACGGCCCGGTCTAAAATCGACTACCATTGTATTGAGAGTATTGCGTTTCAAATTCCTTGTTTACATATCTAACCGCCACGAGGCTGCCAATTGAGCCaataatatatatgttgaatGATGGTGTTCTATTGTTTGTCAGAGTTTCTCAATACCCTGCTACGTCTGGAATCCGTTAACGATGTTACGAATGCAATTGCACAATTTGAACGGAAGCGATGACAAAATTTTCAatgcttgatttttaatatatatataatattagatAAACTATTTTTAGGCGTGAGCGATTCTGGTCTGATCGCGCAACCGTATTGTCAATTTGTCGTTATGTTTTATAGCATTGTTAAACGACACTGTTGCAAACTGAAGCACCAACGACATCAAAAAACAAGTTGCCGTCGCAGGAATGGCATATCTGCGACAAGCACCTTGGTATTCTCATCTACGAGAAAAGTCTCGGACTTTGACGCGAAGATCGCATTCCTCTTTCCTGCCGGTTGTATATCTCTAATTTTAGTGCTGGGTATCAACCTAAAATGGAGTGATGAATAATACAGCACCATAAAATACTAAAGTTGATAACGCGACAAAGTCATCATATGTTCACACAGATGTTCAAATATAAAACGTCCAAGTTTATATTAAAGGATATGAGTGTAAACttattctaatttttgtttaatttcctTTTACAATCAAGAGTGGGCGGGTTTCGAAACTGAGTCGATTTGAGGCATTTCAGGGCTTTGATTCGACATCAGTTTCATGTAATTTTTACCGATTGCTCATCCAACTACTTAATATTAATTGACCTTCCACTGTCACACGtccatataaatatatacttatatGTGAAGTCAGTCCAAACCATAGGCTACTTGGTCAAGGTTATATATGACAGCTTGtcgaaaaaaaaatcactttatTCGTCGTTAGCGACCGCCATATCGAAAAACCCCTCTAGATTTAACTAATATGATGTCTATTCACCCTAACTCTCCCGCTTTGTTAATAAAAGCTATGCCGCTTCTGAACTTCGGCAGCATGAACTAACAAaataccagtggcggcgcgtggtcattttgacaaccggggcaagctactgcgggaccaagtcacccccatctacggggacaggatgagcgctgtaagttctcccatcattttatgagtataaaaaccattccatcggtaacaaccaatcggcaaaagcgacaatttttaacgataagaaagtgtctttaaaaccggtccaagtcaaggggttaataaatatagacatagtttattttgaaacctctttcaaaaggaaaggcaatatttacccagataaacacaatgacatattaacagaaacttcgggaaagcagacaaaacctaaaataaggtttaaaacgttactatgaagaaaggaaagttaatgcaaagataaggacatgcgtcgctcactcgtagatatatatgctgccagacttctactgcttgaacatatatgcaacacgccgcggtttcttggaagcaaaatgctcaataacgcgctgattaaagtcatgcatcccagaaataacgtctctgtgaatggataaaacagccaaggaatttaatctatcttgcttcattgtgtttctgagatacgttttaatacgcttcagcgtgctgaatgttcgctctgcgtcggcggaagaaataggcgccgtcaaaatgatgtccagaaattttgcagacgccgcaaaggtagctactagagtgttatctatgaggaacccatagagcgcgcaagttgatgtgatgttcaaaaaagtttgattggtgtatatacatcgcaattcattttccaatttacccacatttatcatggggtaaaatttggagacagtagccaacaaatggatgggaaattgacgtgcaaattttgaaaaatttttggggttcatcaaagagaacgcggcaaagtgttcagtgcgcagacgatcgcctatttgattcaccagaatgtcacagcattcctttgcagacaaaatcaaacgctgcgttgtttgccgcggcgtaaagaagcactccaagtgtcgtcgtattttattgtttcccggatacgagatacagcatcgcagaagtctgaaatacacgactgcacagacgctccatccattagccttgactgaaacatttgcaaaaaatatacggacgagaggggtatcaactTATCAAGACACatttttttaataacgaggttaaattgtgtgcatgtttcgacccactcatgactgccgcgccgtcataagtttgagctatcaattttgacttcgcgttgtaaggctgtaacacttcttttagtacagccgatatcccgcaagccgtgcgatcaacgattggtacaaagctgtgaaatctctcggtaggtttaccatctttcacaaaccgaaaaatcacagccagttgggaaacgcacgtgatgtcagttgtctcgtcagactgaatcgaaaggaactggcaattctcaatttccagagccaaatgttgtgaataaattttatacattgagtcgagcaaatcattttggatatccttagatgtccctttcgaaacagttgcggcatcaagatgatctctcaatactgtatctagggatgtggtgtattccaccatatccaaaaataccccccTATtggaagagccagcccgttcatcgtgcccacggagggacagctcgtgacaaccaatgaacttcaaaacatctatcaatcgaccgagaacatggcggtttttctcgacgttttggttgtgccgacgaatagaaaccgcgcgtccttcatccaactgtgctgcaatattaacatttccgaatgttcgatattttactgcattgtccagatgctccatagaagattgatgatccctggcacgctcggaaagatgtttaagatctctaaaaccaaatttacaccaacgtgagtcacgggcggtagcaaaaagtaggcaataaaaacaaaaaagtgcatttttgtcctcgctgtaacacaaccattcgtgttttttataccaagtttctgcgcagaatgtacgccgacgctttcctccgtcacgggattgttccagtgaacaattttctggttgataaggcccaagacgttgtacctctagtttttgttccagcggcagctgcgaaaacggagtgcgaagtagtgcatcaaccttatccattatgaggtctaaggctaagaaatgcgaagccggaaagaagtgaggagctcaaaaggaatgtagaaaatcgaaagcaaatggactaaaggtctctaactgattcaaatagcgaaacaagcgacaagaacgaaggcgaggaaactatcaactcttcaagcaaccaacgaacgagaaggaatgcttgaatatgtcaacacgttgttgtaagaaacgtcggcattgtgtcgtcatgatttcggggctagccccgatgatttagtaaaagaaacagaaaacaaacgcggcgagtggaagataaaagagagaatacgatatacaatgagcaaccggggcgaaatcggcgtcgccccgtcgacgttcggcgaaggctttgcgagcgaaaaatgaaccatgtcgggagaatatggctagtgtagacagtctgtgcaaccgatattgaggtatttttcgaat containing:
- the LOC120336402 gene encoding uncharacterized protein LOC120336402, whose amino-acid sequence is MASSCGPFHAEALRRQRVIDRKRAALARLAVLQEEEEENRRLQTIAYEQAKQERHAAKMRELQDHLNDVRDGVSHKPSAGNFSRVASHPDLVNKHREYVRPATVMGMPRSAYNDIKGKEKILRNHNLYQAHPKVLWNLRPKSHR